From Penaeus monodon isolate SGIC_2016 chromosome 42, NSTDA_Pmon_1, whole genome shotgun sequence, one genomic window encodes:
- the LOC119599089 gene encoding sushi, nidogen and EGF-like domain-containing protein 1: MCECDGGWRGRLCDESICKDDNCIQKCDGTLKCQNNGVCTIASGSGKYFCRCLPGYHGMTCEKSACDNYCQRGMCHLEGNDPNCTCPPGYSGDRCQHNDCDHYCHRGTCHITSNGPECVCEDGYTGAQCTEISSDTVSCSPDSCLNNGKCVVLNNKEICDCPLDYMGSKCQKPVERDLNPCKKMDCRHGGVCQIQYGEPYCVCPEEWGGSNCEIRTVCKDWCLNDGECSPNPDPSLQPTCKCQEGYTGLRCETSEEFQKDKVESSAPNTATVIISIFITIVVLVVAIVVAWLWQRQRGKGISHVRLEENGGTVEMTNPMYLHASDDQEDDPNPVFTLHDSIALLVMLPVETLSLTVEL; encoded by the exons ATGTGCGAGTGTGATGGTGGTTGGAGGGGTCGCTTATGTGATGAAAGCATCTGCAAAG ATGACAACTGTATTCAGAAATGCGATGGCACCCTTAAATGTCAGAACAATGGTGTATGCACCATAGCCTCCGGCAGCGGCAAATATTTCTGTCGATGCCTTCCTGGTTACCATGGAATGACGTGTGAGAAGTCAGCCTGTGACAACTACTGCCAAAGG GGTATGTGCCATCTAGAAGGAAATGATCCCAACTGCACTTGTCCACCTGGCTACAGCGGTGACCGGTGCCAACATAACGActgtgatcattattgtcatcgg GGCACCTGCCACATCACATCAAATGGTCCGGAGTGTGTGTGCGAAGATGGGTACACTGGAGCTCAGTGCACAGAAATCAGTTCGGATACTGTGTCATGCTCGCCGGATTCTTGTTTAAACAATGGAAAGTGTGTCGTGCTGAACAATAAAGAGATCTGTGACTGTCCTTTGGACTACATGGGGTCAAAGTGTCAGAAACCTGTTGAAAGGGATTTGAATCCTTGTAAAAAAATGGATTGTCGACATGGAGGTGTATGTCAG ATACAATACGGCGAGCCCTATTGTGTATGTCCAGAGGAGTGGGGTGGAAGCAACTGTGAAATCAGGACAGTGTGTAAAGATTGGTGCCTTAACGATGGGGAATGCAGTCCCAACCCAGACCCTAGCTTGCAGCCAACTTGCAA GTGCCAAGAAGGATACACAGGGCTTCGGTGTGAAACCTCGGAGGAGTTCCAGAAGGATAAAGTCGAGAGTTCTGCACCCAATACGGCAacagttatcattagcattttcataACT ATcgttgtgttggtggtggcgaTTGTGGTCGCCTGGCTGTGGCAGAGGCAGCGTGGGAAAGGCATCAGCCATGTGCGTCTGGAGGAGAACGGTGGCACAGTGGAGATGACCAATCCCATGTACTTGCATGCCTCTGACGACCAGGAGGATGACCCTAACCCTGTCTTCACCCTTCACGATTCG ATTGCCCTCCTGGTCATGCTTCCTGTGGAAACGCTGTCGTTAACTGTAGAACTCTAG